In Aulosira sp. FACHB-615, the DNA window GCAATTATTAGGAATCGCTAGTTTTAACACTTCAATCTGTCCCTGCTCAAAGTGCATCATTGATTCTACTTGGGGATATTCAATGGCATTGACCATTGTAGACACTGATAGTTCAACGGTGCTAATCACATGGTTTGCGCCTGCTAAACGCAGTGGTTCTGCAAAATCACCATGACGTAACCGACTCAAAATATGTGGTACACCATAATGTTTAGCCAAAGTCACCATCGCCAAGTTCAAAGCATCACTTCTCAAGACTGCTACTAAAGCATCGGCTTTGCGAATTCCGGCTTCTAACAATACTTCTGTACTCACAGCACTGCCTTCAAATGCCATTGCTCCCACTTGTTCACGGGCATAACGGCAAGCATTCGGCTCAATATCAATGACAGCAACCGTATGTCCTAGTTCTACCAATTTTTGAGCCAAAGAAAGCCCTACTAATCCTGCTCCACCCACTAGCACGTACATGGCTACTCCTGATACTCAAAAACTGTCTACTTTACAGGTTAACAAGAAAGTACTGAATGAAGAGTGCTGAGTTAAAAGACCGCCCACACTTCGACTACGCTCAGTGAGCCTCCTGGCTTATCACAACTACAAATATTTACGCTGCTCTACTCCAACTTGTTCAATTCTCTGGCACATCAACCACACGCCACTCCTGAATACCCCAACGTTGCAGAATTGCTTCAGCACGACGAATATCAGCTTCTGTGCTTTCGATTGTGACCAGATAATTGCCTTGATATACTTGCTCATGATAAAGTTGCGCTGCTTCTTCCGGCAAAAACCAACCCCGCAGCGCACCAATAATTCCACCTGCGGCCGCACTAGCACCACTGCCTAAAAGTGTGGCTAAAGCAGACTCGACAGCTAAGGCTGGGCCAAACCCCGGAATCAGTAAAATCCCGAAACCGGCAACTAAAGTCAGTAAACCTGCGGTTCTGGCGCTGGCTAATGCACCTATAGTTGCACCTTCAGTTTGCGTCAGATGATTTTGCGTTGTATCGCTATTCTCAAGTTCTGGCTTGCGAGTAATTACAGAAATTTTATTCATCGAAAAGCCAGTATTTCTTAACTCGTCGATCGCTTGTAGTACAATCTGGCGATCGCTAAATATACCAATAGCATGTTGCCATTTACCTGAAGCCATTTTACCTCCCCAAAGTCTGGATGAATCTACAAGGTTTGGATCTTTGCTGGGTTGGTTTTTAGTCTTACCAAGAAATCTGACCAAAAAATGACTATCTACAGGCATGATTGATGGGAGTAAATTTTGACATCAACTACTAATTTGCCCCAACCTGATTAGCTTAAATATTCTTGATATAACAGGAGGCAGAAGTTTAAATGATTTACAAACATCTCTCTCCCTTGTCTTCCTTGTCTCTGCTGTTCGCTATAAATCTTTCCGTAATTATGAGCTTTGGTGATGTATGAATCAAAAGAATTGCTGAAAAACGTCTAATTTTAGATGCTGTTCGCTGATGAACTCAGATAATCACCTCTAGGATTTTTCTTGACATCAGAGTATTTCAGCAGTTACAACAACTCAAATAAGGAGACAAATAATTTATAAAAATCAGCAAGAGAGCAAGATTTTAGCCTTAAAATTTACAAGTTACTCACACATTTCTCAAATTATTTATTCACTATAATATGGTGAATTTTATTACTGAATTGAATAGAGGTTGAAGCCAAAATGAGACACGAAAAACTTTCTCCTGGTTTGCTGTTAGCAGTTGAAGATTATCAACATGAAGGTTTGCCAGCTTTGATGACACACAAGCGATCGCTTGGGATTATGGCTCCTAAAAGTATTGTCAAACCAACCAAGAGCCTAGTTTTTATCTACTGTGATGATGACGCAGATTTAAGCCACTTGGCACAATATGGCATAGAAGTTAATCAAAATTCCGGCCATGTGCGTACTGCTTTCCTACCCGTTGATAGTTTAGATGCTTTATCTGAAGAACCTGCCATCCAGCGAATTAAACCATCACGCAAACTCAAGCTACGGATGGATGTTGCGCCCCAAGCCGTGAAGTTACCAGAATTTAAAAATAAAACTGGACTAACTGGCAAAGGCGTAATTATTGGTGTAGTTGACAGTGGAATTGATGCCAAACATCCTGCCTTTGCTGGGCGCATTTTACGGTTATGGGATCAAACCATACCAGGGCCAGGCGTGAAAGAAGGCGCTTATGGTGCGGAACTAACGGGTTCCCTACTATCTGTTTCTCAAGATACTGACGGTCATGGTACACACGTCGCAGGTATCGCGTCTGGTGCTGATGCTACTTATGGTGGTGTCGCACCAGACGCAGAATTAATCATTATCAAATCTGACCTCCAAGATGCCCACATTGCTGATGCTGTTCGTTACGTTTTTCGGGTAGCGGCTGAATTAGGCAGACCCGCAGTCGTCAATCTCAGCTTGGGTGGACATGCTGATGCCCATGATGGTACTGATTCCCTCTCGAAAGTCATTGACGCAGAAACTGGCCCTGGCAGAATTGTTTGCTGTGCCGCAGGTAATGAAGGTAACGACAATATTCATGGTCAAGCCATCATCCCCAGCGGCCGAATCAAAGGAATGCGCTTTAATGTACCCTTCAATCAAGTAGGCATTGTTTGGTTAAATGCTTGGTATGGCAAAGACAGCGAATTAGAAGTTTCTGTACGCAGTCCTAACGGATTTGTTACTCCCTTCCAAAAAATTATTCCTCAAGGCAATCCCGCAGTAGATCATCAACTACCCGACTCACGGGTACAAATTGTCACTCCCGGCCCAGATAAAGCCAACGGCGACCATAATTTCTTTGTACAGATTCGGGGTAATGGCCCTTCGCCAGTTATGGGAGGGATTTGGCAGTTACGAGTCCGCAACACTTCTTCTCAAGATACTCGCCTAGATGTATGGACACTAGATGATAGTTCTTCAGTGTTTTTCACAGGTACTAGTGTCCAAGATGCTGTAAAAATTGGTTCCCCAGGATCTGCCAGCACTGCTGTAACAGTTGCAGCTTACACTACCAAAGTCAAATACACCGATATTGATAACCAAGTACGCGAAGTGGGTTTAGAACTCAACAGTATTTCTGATTTCAGTAGTGAAGGGCCGTTACGCAATGATGCTCAAAAACCGGATGTTGCTGCACCAGGGGCGATGATTGTGGCTGCGCTTTCTTCTAATGCAAATTCTGACCGTTCGATGACGATTAATTCTAAATTTCAGGCGATGGCTGGTACTAGTATGGCCACACCTTTTGTTACCGGGTTGGTAGCGTTATTATTACAGCGCGATCGCAATTTAGACCCCAACACCATCAAAGAGTTATTCCGCAAAAATAGCTCAATTCCTGGCAAAGCAGTCGGCACTTTTGATAATAAATGGGGTTACGGGTTAATTAACACTGAGAATCTGTAGCAGGGGGAGAGAGGGGAGTGTGGGGAGTGTGGGGAGTGTGGGGGGAAAGATTTCTTCACTATCTTTCCACCCCTCCCACATCCCTGGATTTCTCACAAAAGAGAAATCCAGGGTATAAAGTCTGTACAAGGGTAGGTAATCAAAAACGAAAAATTTGATAGGTTAATCTTAGGACAGTTTGCAACTGCCTACCCTTTTACGCAGGAAACACTTATGAACTATCAGAAGCTAGGTGCGGCATTGTCGATCGCACTGAATGATGTTCAAGACTCAACCACACCGAGTTTAACTGTATTTATTCATACAGAACCAATCACAGATGAAGCGATCGCGGTTTTACAAAGTGTCGGCGTTAATGATGTAACTCCAGACAAAGATACCTTTACGGCTACATTATCCGCAAATACTATTTCCCAACTTTCAGAACAACCGTGGGTGACATCTTTGCAACTTTCCCAACAATTGCGTTTACTCAATGGCGGGAAAAAAATGCCGGGATTCAAATTGTAAATATTTAATTCGGCAGATCAGCAGGTGGACAAAATTAAACATAGCTTGAGACTTCGGCAAAACTCAGTGACCACTACCCTTAACCCTCTTCTAGTCGGCTGATTGAGTCTTGAGCGACTGGCCCTGAATCTCGACACTTCGACAAGCTCAGTGCATCGCTTCGCTCGATTACCGCGTAGCCGTTCGCGTTAGCGTCTCCGCAGGAGAAAGGAGTGGAAATGCGTCTTTATAAATTATTTTTTCTAAATACTGATTAACGTTAATAACTCTATAGCAGTCCTAAATCATTTGTAAAATTTCTATATCTTTTTCTTCTTTCCTACCTTTGCGTCCTACCCTTCGGGAAGCCACTTCGTGTCTAGGCGCTCTTTGCGGTTCGTTTCCATATCTATGTTTTTCATGACTCATTTAGGATTGCTATATCGATAAGTCATATCATGTCCGGTAAATAAGTGATGATTCAACACATCTGTGCAGAAAGACAAAACTCTTTCTCCCCCTGCGGTCTTGATGATAAGTATTTTATAGGACATGATTAGGACTTACGCATCAAAACGAAAAATCAATGGTTTTGGCGAGGGTTTAGGGGTATAGGGGAGGGGTGTACTGATTCAAAATCCTTACACCCCAAACCCTTTCACCCTTATACCCAATCTCCACAGATAATCTTTGTGCGTAAGTCCTGATGATATCAGGCGATCGCTTATCAAAAAATTTCCCGTTATTAGCTACTAGTAATAACGGGAACGCAGATTATTTTTAATAAAAATAGCAGTCGAAGTATAGGTTTAAGACTATTATTGATGACTGAAAACTGAGTTCCTACTCAGCACTCAGCACTTTGCTATTAGCGAGTAGCTACTTGTGGCCCTGACCATACTTCTTTGTGTTCACCAAAAGTTACAGGCTGATCAGTGTCGTTTGTATTAACTGTTTTACCATCAGTAGCAACTTGTACTAAAGGCCAGTCTTCTTCACCCATTTCGCCTTCGCGGAACAGTACATGATCTGGTTGGTTTTTACTCCAACCTAGCAATACAGCAATTTTTTCATGTTCATCGTCTTGACGTGCGGGTGCAACGGTGTTGGTATGATTTTTTTGTCGATCCCAAATCACTGCATGATCTGTAGCATCGCCAGTATTGAATACACCCTCAAATTTGCGTGCTAAAAAGCGATCGCTTTTTTCTGACCAACTAACCGGAACCAACACCCCAATATTGCCATTTTCTGGCATCTGCTCTGGCGGTGCAACTTGATTACGGAGTAACGGATCTTTGATCTTGGAAGTTGAAGCCATTACCCGCAATTTCTTGGTTTCTCTGTCTTCAACAAACATGGTGCTACTCACGCGGCTGTTATACATTTCCGGTTGAACGTCCATCTGTACCCGGCTATAAACAGCATACTTACCATCAGGAGACACCACAGGTAAACTCCGATAATAACGCACCCCAGAACTACCCTTCGAGCCAACCGCTTCTTGAGTCGCTAAAATCCATTTCCAAGGAATGGGATGGGGACTACCGATAGGATCTACCTGTTCGGCTTGCTCCTCACTCGGTGCTTCCATTGCAGGTAAATCATCTGTAGATTCTGTTTCTGGTGTTTGGGGAATTGCGTCAACCCCTGGAATGCGATTGAATCCTGATGAACCAACAAGAGAATCTTTAGCTGATGCCAAATTATTTTCTTGCATTAACGCTTCAATTTCAGATGCTTGGCCTTTTTTGTGATGACCACGAATATTGGGAACAGGAGCCAGTTCTACTGCTGCGAAAGGATCAGCACCACTTGTCTGAGAGCCATTGCCAATTGCATAATCCGCTACTACTAAAGATTCGATTTTGTGTGCTTGTAAAACTGGCTGTTTCCCCACTCCCAGTAGATTCTGTGACAATGAAATCGATTCTCCGGGGGTGGAGTTATTCGGAGCATCTTGAAACATTGCTGCTAAATCTGGTTCATTAGCTGTTTCTTGAGTTACAGCTTCTGATTCTCCAGCTTCAGCAGGAAGTTTAGCTACTACTTTGGATTGTTGAGCAGAGGTAGAGTGACCTGATGCTGCAAATAAAGGCGCAATCAGCATCACTAGAACAACAGAATTAAGAAATGGTTGCACACGGAACCATCCTGACAGCAAGAGGGGTTTGAGCATGTGTGGACTCTCTAGAAGTGCGGGTGCTGTGTGAGGAGCAATCGAGGCTTATGTAGTAGGAGGAAAAGTGATGACTACAGGTATAACAATAAACTCACGCTTTTAACTACTAATTGTGAGAAATATTTTTTTTAAACTTGCACCTTGTCACAAAAATTTATTATCATTGCCTGCACCTTTTTGCTTAATAAATACTATTGATTAGCGAAATTTCTGCCATAACAAAGTTAATGCAGATGAACAACATAATTACTGCATAAACCAAACTTTTACGCCTTTAACCAGCAATTAACCACACCATAAAACTGGTGCTTGATTTAACTGCATTAGGCGCATTATGTTGGCTACAAGGCATTTGTAGCCTCTAGGTAGAGCGAAAAGCTGAACTGTTGGGATAGACTTTAGCAACTGCCAAGCCGCAGGAGGCTCCCCTATTTATCCCTGCTACAACAGTGCAGACCCCTGTAACGATGAAACTGAGTGAGGCGTTTCTTTTAAAAGCTGGTAAAGCTGACGCACAACATATAATACTCGAAAAATCGAGTTAGTATCCACCCCTGGAAGTAAATTAATATCTAATCTCTAACAATTGCAAAAATGCCGCTAAACTTGTAACTGCATTTTGGCAAAAACTGAATCAACAGCTTTGTTTTGGCAACCCTCGCAAAGCTTGTGTATGGTCTCTAGGGGAATCAGCCGACTAATAAAGTGTCAAGCTGGTATCAATCTATCAACATATTGGGGTAAATTACTTTTAGTCTATCAATAAAACTCAATTTCGCCAACTTGTGTGTAGAAAATAGTGAGTAAGGAGGATAATAATAAATAACTAAGTAAATATTACCTATTGATGTTTAACTATTGATTATTGATTAATGAAAGTTGTATTTTTTGGTACTCCTGAATTCGCTATTCCTACTCTCGAAAAATTACTGAATCATCCAGAATTTGAAATTTTGGCAGTGGTGACTCAACCAGATAAACGTCGAGAACGGGGAAACAAACTGACTCCTTCACCTGTAAAAACCCTGGCTCTCCAGCATAATTTGTCAGTGTGGCAACCAGAGCGAGTTAAAAAAGATCGTGAAACTTTAGCGAAACTGCAACAAACAGAAGCAGATGCGTTTGTAGTGGTAGCTTATGGGCAGATTTTATCCAAAAAAATCTTGAATATGCCCAAATTAGGCTGTATTAATGTACATGGTTCAATTTTGCCGAAGTATCGCGGTGCGGCTCCGATTCAGTGGTGTCTCTTTAATGGTGAACCAGAAACAGGAATTACGACCATGTTAATGGATGCTGGGATGGATACAGGGGATATGCTGCTAAAAGCAACCACACCCATTGAATTGTTAGATAATACTGACAATTTAGCTGTAAGATTAGCAACAATTGGTGGAGATTTGTTAATAGAAACGCTGTTAAAACTGAAGCACCAAGAAATTCAACCAATTCCGCAAAATAACGCAGAAGCTACCTACGCACCTTTGATTCAAAAGCAAGATTACCAGTTAGATTGGACAAAGAGTGCAATACAATTACACAATCAAATTCGGGGATTTTACCCTAATTGTTGGACAACTTTTCGGAACCAGACTCTGAAAATTACAGCTACCCTTCCCCTTGGTTCTGCTGACGCTGAAGAAATACCACCAGAATTAGCAACCATACGCCAAAAACTACCTGATTTATCCAATATATCTGGCATTCCTGGAGAAATAGTCAGCATTACCAAGGGAATAGGTGCGATCGCCCAAACTGGAGCAGGTTTATTATTATTACGGGAAGTTCAGTTAGCGGGTAAACGTCCCCAGTCGGGATGGGATTTTGTTAATGGTGCGCGGTTGACAGTGGGAGAAATTCTGAAGTCTGAAGTGTGAAGTCTGAAATTTTTCATACTTCATACTTGTTCATAGTAGCGACAGTCTTGGCAAGGGCCTTGGGGGTTGACT includes these proteins:
- a CDS encoding TrkA family potassium uptake protein yields the protein MYVLVGGAGLVGLSLAQKLVELGHTVAVIDIEPNACRYAREQVGAMAFEGSAVSTEVLLEAGIRKADALVAVLRSDALNLAMVTLAKHYGVPHILSRLRHGDFAEPLRLAGANHVISTVELSVSTMVNAIEYPQVESMMHFEQGQIEVLKLAIPNNCYVVNHSLAEIAQDSRFPSGSLIIGYQPHPHEDLMIPNGSTVLEPGSTVLIATKPGSVHQVIDFIEGCQ
- a CDS encoding S8 family peptidase, with product MRHEKLSPGLLLAVEDYQHEGLPALMTHKRSLGIMAPKSIVKPTKSLVFIYCDDDADLSHLAQYGIEVNQNSGHVRTAFLPVDSLDALSEEPAIQRIKPSRKLKLRMDVAPQAVKLPEFKNKTGLTGKGVIIGVVDSGIDAKHPAFAGRILRLWDQTIPGPGVKEGAYGAELTGSLLSVSQDTDGHGTHVAGIASGADATYGGVAPDAELIIIKSDLQDAHIADAVRYVFRVAAELGRPAVVNLSLGGHADAHDGTDSLSKVIDAETGPGRIVCCAAGNEGNDNIHGQAIIPSGRIKGMRFNVPFNQVGIVWLNAWYGKDSELEVSVRSPNGFVTPFQKIIPQGNPAVDHQLPDSRVQIVTPGPDKANGDHNFFVQIRGNGPSPVMGGIWQLRVRNTSSQDTRLDVWTLDDSSSVFFTGTSVQDAVKIGSPGSASTAVTVAAYTTKVKYTDIDNQVREVGLELNSISDFSSEGPLRNDAQKPDVAAPGAMIVAALSSNANSDRSMTINSKFQAMAGTSMATPFVTGLVALLLQRDRNLDPNTIKELFRKNSSIPGKAVGTFDNKWGYGLINTENL
- the fmt gene encoding methionyl-tRNA formyltransferase codes for the protein MKVVFFGTPEFAIPTLEKLLNHPEFEILAVVTQPDKRRERGNKLTPSPVKTLALQHNLSVWQPERVKKDRETLAKLQQTEADAFVVVAYGQILSKKILNMPKLGCINVHGSILPKYRGAAPIQWCLFNGEPETGITTMLMDAGMDTGDMLLKATTPIELLDNTDNLAVRLATIGGDLLIETLLKLKHQEIQPIPQNNAEATYAPLIQKQDYQLDWTKSAIQLHNQIRGFYPNCWTTFRNQTLKITATLPLGSADAEEIPPELATIRQKLPDLSNISGIPGEIVSITKGIGAIAQTGAGLLLLREVQLAGKRPQSGWDFVNGARLTVGEILKSEV